A genomic segment from Bradyrhizobium sp. ISRA430 encodes:
- a CDS encoding LysR family transcriptional regulator, which produces MSLKEFSYNGPGHAAAQLRHLTVRQLRSLAALSAKGSVTAASSHLGLTQPAVTQQLRQLQDLAGLPLVQRTGDGMLLTEAGKEVLALAERVEAAIADCQGALDLLAGRTGGTVRLGAVSTAKYFVPHAIAAFSKRFPKIEIKLTIGNREDIREAMHGYDLDFAVMGRPPADVSVDVRQLGRNPHIIVARKGHWLEKDAGLSLTDLVHETFLTREPGSGTRTLMEGMFQKSDLEPIIGMEMSSNETIKQAVIAGLGIAFISAHTVAHELAEGRLIVLDVAGLPIVRQWYVIRRSDKVLLPPAQAMFDFLGSEGSNYLPDVPELGGR; this is translated from the coding sequence ATGAGCCTCAAAGAATTTTCTTATAACGGCCCTGGCCACGCAGCAGCCCAGCTCCGGCATCTCACGGTCCGGCAGCTTCGCTCGCTCGCGGCGCTCTCGGCCAAAGGCAGCGTCACGGCCGCCTCCAGCCATCTCGGGCTGACTCAGCCGGCGGTGACCCAGCAGCTCCGGCAGCTTCAAGACCTTGCCGGCCTGCCGCTGGTGCAGCGGACCGGCGACGGCATGCTGCTGACGGAGGCGGGCAAAGAAGTGCTGGCGCTGGCCGAGCGCGTTGAGGCCGCGATTGCGGACTGCCAGGGCGCGCTCGACCTGCTGGCCGGCCGGACCGGCGGCACGGTCCGACTAGGCGCCGTCTCCACCGCCAAATACTTCGTGCCGCATGCGATAGCGGCGTTCTCGAAGCGGTTTCCGAAAATCGAGATCAAGCTGACCATCGGCAACCGCGAGGATATTCGCGAGGCGATGCACGGCTACGATCTCGATTTCGCGGTAATGGGTCGGCCACCGGCCGACGTCAGCGTCGACGTGCGTCAGCTCGGGCGCAATCCGCACATCATCGTCGCGCGCAAGGGGCACTGGCTGGAGAAGGATGCCGGCCTCAGCCTCACCGATCTCGTCCACGAGACCTTCCTCACACGCGAACCGGGCTCGGGCACGCGGACGCTGATGGAAGGCATGTTCCAGAAGTCGGATCTCGAGCCGATCATCGGCATGGAGATGAGCAGCAACGAGACCATAAAGCAGGCGGTGATCGCCGGACTCGGCATCGCCTTCATCTCGGCCCACACCGTCGCGCATGAGCTCGCGGAGGGCCGGCTTATCGTGCTTGATGTCGCCGGCCTACCCATCGTCCGGCAATGGTACGTGATCCGCCGCAGCGACAAGGTTCTGCTGCCGCCGGCGCAGGCGATGTTCGATTTTCTCGGCTCGGAAGGATCGAACTATTTGCCCGACGTGCCGGAACTCGGCGGCCGGTAG
- a CDS encoding DUF4118 domain-containing protein, with the protein MRRAGLRGVPRVRPWSWQAFLLGFAIVAVSAALQGIWVALGERLYFAAFLPSVFLVGIVAGAPAAVFAVLLTIPLVWWALIPPFFEFSQLTSAYADSINLFFLFAVLLIGLADLCRETIAIVHRGGLNRTGESAATNSR; encoded by the coding sequence ATGAGGCGTGCGGGACTGCGTGGCGTACCGCGGGTACGGCCATGGTCGTGGCAGGCATTTCTGCTCGGCTTTGCAATCGTGGCGGTGTCGGCCGCGCTTCAGGGCATCTGGGTCGCGCTCGGCGAGCGGCTCTATTTCGCGGCGTTCCTCCCCAGCGTCTTCCTGGTCGGGATCGTCGCCGGCGCGCCGGCAGCCGTGTTCGCGGTGCTGCTCACCATTCCGCTGGTGTGGTGGGCGTTGATTCCGCCCTTCTTCGAGTTCAGCCAATTGACCAGCGCCTATGCGGATTCCATCAACCTGTTCTTTTTGTTCGCCGTGCTCCTGATCGGCCTTGCCGATCTCTGCCGCGAGACGATAGCGATCGTCCATCGTGGCGGACTCAACCGGACAGGTGAGAGCGCGGCAACGAATTCGCGATAG
- a CDS encoding MFS transporter, translating to MTMNATIDAAPDSRAVSYRLTFLLAAACGMVAANIYYAQPLIGPISTALGLSHAAAGLIVTMTQIGYGLGLLLIVPLGDLVENRKLICSVIGLGAAALLAAAFATQALPFLTAALFIGLGSVAVQIIIPYAAHLAPEAIRGRVVGNVSTGLMLGVMLARPASSFVTAALSWHAVFFGATALMIALAAVLWIALPERRPVARMHYGALLISMPHLVRTTPLLRRRALYQACLFAAFSLFWTVTPLLLASPEFGFSQRGIALFALAGASGVAAAPIAGRLADRGHSRTATLISMLLVALAFLMAHVGAPGSGLSLAGLVVAAIALDFGVQGNVVLGFRAIFALGPEHRSRLNGVYMATFFTAGAAGSALGAWAFAQGGWTLAAWIGLALPVAALIYAATE from the coding sequence ATGACGATGAATGCCACGATCGACGCTGCGCCGGACTCGCGCGCGGTGTCGTATCGACTGACCTTCCTGCTGGCTGCGGCCTGCGGCATGGTTGCCGCCAACATCTACTACGCCCAGCCGCTGATCGGACCGATCAGCACCGCGCTCGGCCTGTCGCATGCCGCGGCGGGGCTGATCGTGACCATGACGCAGATCGGCTACGGCCTTGGGCTGCTTCTGATCGTCCCGCTCGGCGACCTCGTCGAGAACCGCAAGCTGATCTGCTCGGTGATCGGCCTCGGGGCCGCGGCATTGCTCGCCGCCGCCTTCGCGACGCAGGCGCTGCCGTTCCTGACCGCGGCGCTCTTCATCGGGCTCGGCTCGGTCGCGGTGCAGATCATCATTCCATACGCCGCCCATCTCGCGCCGGAAGCCATTCGCGGCCGCGTGGTCGGCAACGTCTCGACCGGCTTGATGCTCGGCGTCATGCTGGCGCGGCCCGCCTCCAGCTTCGTCACCGCGGCGCTGTCGTGGCACGCCGTGTTCTTCGGCGCGACGGCACTGATGATCGCGCTCGCTGCCGTGCTCTGGATCGCGCTGCCCGAGCGCAGGCCCGTGGCGCGCATGCACTACGGCGCGCTGTTGATCTCGATGCCGCACTTGGTGCGGACCACGCCGCTGTTGCGGCGTCGCGCGCTCTACCAGGCCTGCCTATTTGCCGCGTTCAGCCTGTTCTGGACCGTGACGCCGCTCTTGCTCGCAAGCCCCGAATTCGGCTTCTCCCAGCGTGGCATCGCGCTGTTCGCGCTCGCCGGCGCCTCCGGCGTTGCCGCGGCGCCGATTGCTGGACGGCTCGCCGATCGCGGGCATAGCCGCACCGCGACCCTGATCTCGATGCTGCTGGTCGCGTTGGCGTTCCTGATGGCCCATGTCGGCGCGCCTGGATCGGGGCTCAGTCTGGCTGGCCTCGTCGTCGCCGCCATCGCGCTCGATTTCGGCGTGCAGGGCAATGTCGTGCTGGGTTTCCGTGCCATCTTCGCACTCGGGCCGGAGCACCGCAGTCGTCTCAACGGCGTCTACATGGCGACGTTCTTCACGGCGGGCGCCGCAGGCTCCGCGCTCGGCGCCTGGGCCTTCGCGCAAGGCGGCTGGACGCTAGCCGCCTGGATCGGCCTCGCCTTGCCTGTCGCGGCCCTGATCTACGCCGCCACGGAGTAA
- a CDS encoding TetR/AcrR family transcriptional regulator produces the protein MQKVARRSPSARRPPGRPREFDMDTALDRAVRVFRERGYHATSIGDLTAAMRLATGSIYKAFRDKHAVFLAAFERYTARRQEQTRSAAAIGVNGRERVRNVLCSYVEHSQGSEGRRGCLVVGSAVELSALDPEIGARVTAQLRSNENFIAGLIREGQADGSIPRSVAAEDTARLMICITQGLRVVGKARLPLDADRLVAAAMKLLA, from the coding sequence ATGCAAAAAGTCGCCCGCCGATCGCCATCTGCGCGCCGTCCGCCCGGTCGTCCCCGGGAGTTCGACATGGATACCGCCCTCGACCGCGCGGTGCGGGTGTTCCGCGAGCGTGGCTATCACGCCACCTCGATCGGCGACCTCACCGCGGCGATGAGGCTGGCGACCGGCAGCATCTACAAGGCTTTTCGTGACAAGCATGCCGTCTTCCTCGCCGCCTTCGAGCGTTACACCGCACGGCGGCAGGAGCAGACCCGCAGCGCCGCGGCGATCGGGGTGAACGGCCGGGAGCGGGTGCGCAACGTGCTGTGCTCCTATGTCGAGCATTCCCAGGGTAGCGAAGGGCGCCGCGGCTGCCTCGTCGTCGGCAGCGCGGTCGAATTGTCGGCGCTCGATCCCGAGATCGGGGCGCGCGTGACCGCTCAGCTCAGGAGCAACGAGAATTTCATCGCCGGTCTCATCCGCGAGGGACAGGCCGATGGTTCGATTCCCCGCAGCGTTGCGGCCGAGGACACCGCGCGGCTGATGATCTGCATCACCCAAGGCCTGCGCGTCGTCGGCAAGGCGCGGCTGCCGCTCGATGCGGACCGCCTGGTCGCGGCCGCGATGAAGCTGCTGGCCTGA
- a CDS encoding L-threonylcarbamoyladenylate synthase, with translation MKTGLETLILPAGSAASEASARTLAAGGLVAFPTETVYGLGADAANATAIAHLYAAKGRPAFNPLIAHVADLAAARRIGRFDARALKLAEAFWPGPLTLVLPKAENCPVADLATAGLDTVAIRIPAHPVAQEILRAFGGVVVAPSANISGHVSPTLAAHVESDLSGRIDLIVDGGPVNVGVESTILGCFEAPMLLRPGGLSRERIEAVLGAPLSRPPANVESDDSQPLAPGMLASHYAPRATVRLNARDVAGGEALLAFGPARLPGTDAAAAVMNLSPAADLDEAAVNLFGYLRSLDAKSPRAIAVMPIPEEGLGEAINDRLRRAAVAR, from the coding sequence GTGAAGACGGGTCTTGAAACACTGATTCTGCCGGCCGGCTCGGCCGCCTCGGAGGCCTCTGCCCGGACGCTCGCTGCCGGCGGGCTGGTCGCGTTCCCGACCGAGACGGTCTACGGGCTCGGGGCTGACGCCGCCAACGCGACCGCGATTGCCCATCTCTACGCCGCCAAGGGACGACCGGCCTTTAATCCGCTGATCGCGCATGTCGCCGATCTTGCCGCCGCGCGGCGGATCGGCCGGTTCGATGCGCGCGCGCTGAAGCTTGCGGAGGCGTTCTGGCCGGGACCGCTGACGCTCGTGCTGCCGAAGGCGGAAAACTGCCCGGTGGCTGATCTTGCCACCGCGGGCCTCGACACCGTCGCGATCCGCATTCCCGCCCATCCGGTCGCGCAGGAAATCCTGCGCGCCTTCGGCGGAGTGGTGGTGGCGCCGTCCGCAAACATCTCCGGCCATGTCTCGCCGACGCTGGCTGCCCATGTCGAAAGCGACCTTTCGGGACGCATCGACCTGATCGTCGACGGCGGGCCGGTCAACGTCGGCGTCGAATCGACGATTCTCGGCTGCTTCGAGGCGCCGATGCTGTTGCGCCCCGGAGGGCTATCGCGCGAGCGGATCGAGGCCGTGCTGGGTGCGCCGCTGTCGCGGCCGCCCGCAAACGTCGAGAGCGACGATTCGCAGCCGCTGGCGCCGGGCATGCTGGCCTCGCACTACGCCCCGCGCGCGACCGTGCGGCTCAATGCGCGCGATGTTGCTGGAGGTGAAGCGCTGCTGGCCTTTGGCCCTGCGCGCCTGCCTGGAACGGATGCCGCGGCCGCCGTCATGAATCTGTCGCCTGCGGCCGATCTCGATGAAGCCGCGGTCAATTTGTTCGGCTATCTTCGCAGCCTCGATGCCAAAAGCCCCCGAGCGATCGCGGTGATGCCAATTCCCGAAGAAGGCTTGGGCGAAGCCATCAACGACCGGCTGCGCCGCGCGGCTGTGGCGCGCTAG